From the genome of Pyxidicoccus xibeiensis:
GAATTCATATATCGCCAGACCCATCGCGTCGTCGCTTCGTCGGCAAAGCGCAATCGCATCATCAAGTCTGGATATATATATTCCTTCGGTGGTCCGTCATAGATCGCGGCGGTTCCAACAAGCTCCGCCGTGTTTGCACGTTGCACCAGCAGATCGCCAGGCTCTAGCCATGCCCACGAGTCCTCTGGAATCGTTTCGTAAAGAGGCTTGATGGTATCGGCAGAGAGTATGAAGTACCCTGCGGTAGTCGCACTCAGTTTGAGAGAGCGCGTTCCTTGTGCATCTGGCCCCGTTGCTGGCGAATAGCCGTTTGTCGGACCTTCAACCGCGATCTCTCCTAACCGAGCAAGCCGCCATCCAGGAGGAAGCATCTCAGTCACAGCTTTGCCTCCAGGTCGCTCAAATCCTTCGCAATCTGTGCCTCCAGGCAGCGCAGCCTCGCAAGAATCTCTTTCGGCGGGTCGTATTTGCTCTCTTCGTGCTGATCCTCCCTATACCGGTTGATCGACAGGTCGAAGTCCTTCCCCTCGATCTCCTTTACCGGCACCATGAAATGCTTCGCCGTGCGATCAGTGTCCTTCATCACGCTCCGCTTCCGCCAGCGTGCGAGCGCGTCGGGCAGGTCGTTCTCCTTCACCGGGTCGCGCTTGTCGTCGAGCGAGAAACCATCAGCCTCGACCTTGTAGAAGAACACATGGTCCGTCTTCCCGCCCTTCGTGAAGACGAGAATCGCGGTCGACACACCCGCGTAGGGCTTGAACACCCCCGACGGCAGCGAAATCACAGCCTCGAGCTGGTTCTCCTTCACGAGCAGCTTCCGGATCCCGGTATGTGCCTTCGACGAGCCGAAGAGCACCCCGTCTGGAACGATGGTGGCGCTCCGGCCGCCCTTCTTCAGCATGCGAAGGATGAGCGCCACGAACAGCAGCTCGGTCTTCTTCGTCTTCACCGCCTGCGTGAGCGTCGGGTGGACGTTGCCTTCGTCGAGGCTTCCCTTGAACGGGGGATTGGCGAGGATGACGTCAAAGCCACCCGTCGCCTGCTTCGGGAACTTCTCGGGGAACGCATTCGAGAGCGTGTCCTGGAAGTGGATGTCCGGATTCTCCACACCGTGGAGCATGAGATTCATCGAGGCGATGCGCAGCATCGTCGCATCGAAGTCGAAGCCGTGGAACATGCCACGCTGGACATGCTCCCGGTAAGGTTCGAGCAAGTCGCCAGTGTAGAGGGTCTCCCCAGTCTCAACCTTCAGCCTGCCCTCCGGCGAGGTGTGCGTCTCCAGCAGGTACTGCATCACGCTGACAAGGAAGCCGGCGGTGCCGCACGCTGGGTCACCGACGGTCTCCGTCGGCTTGGGCTCGAGCAGTTCGACCATAAAGCGGATGACATGGCGGGGCGTGCGGAACTGGCCATTGATGCCGGCGGTCGTGAGCTTGCTGAGCAGGTACTCGTAGAGGTCACCCTTGGCGTCACCATCGGTGATGGGCAGCTTGTCAATCATGTTCACGGCCGACACGAGCAGGCTCGGCTTATGAATCATGAGTTGCGCATCCTTCATGTACTCGGAGAAGGTCGTTCCGCCGTTGAGCTTGCGGAAGTGCGGGAACACCTCGTCGCGCACTACGCGCAGCATCCCTTCCGCGTCCTTCTGCTTGAAGTTCTTCCAGCGCCGCGGGTCGTCCCTGCCCGAGAAACGTCCCTGAAACGGCTTCTTCGTGCGCTCCGCCTTCCGCTCGCCGGTGGTCTCCATGACGTCGAGCAGGCGCGCGAACATCAGGAAGGAAATCTGCTCAATGACCGTCAGCGGATTCGTGATGCCGCCGGTCCAGAACTCGGTCCAAAGCTTGTTGATATCGCTCTGATACTGGGCTGAATGGGTGCTCATGAGGCCTGGCTGGTGGGGGGGCGGTCACCCGGGGCCGCCCGCTTGGGTTCGAAGGTGCTCAGAATGGCGAGGAACTCATCGACGGCACCGGGCTCGGTGAAGATGCCATCGACGCTCTCCGCATGGAGAGTGGTAAAGGGCGGCTCATAGAGGCGCTCGATTTCGATGCTGCCGTTCTGCGCGATGTGGTTCTGCACGGCCTGCAGGAAGCGGAGTTGCTGGGACGAGAGCCGCGGGTGCTTATGAACGAACGCGGTGAACGCCCGCTCCACTGCTGCCGCGTCCAGCCCGACGAGTCCACGGAACACGGTCAGCAGCGAGCTCCGTGTCTCCGGGTCATGGCCCACGAGGTGTTTCACGTTGGCCTTGTCGTCTACCTCAAGAACGAGCCGCGCGAGCTCTTCCAGCTCTTCCTCCCGCACGGTGCCGCCCGCGCGAATGCGCTGGAGAGTCGGGTTCTCGGCCAGGCGCTCGCGCAGCACCGCCTCGACACGCCGCTTGTACTCAACCAGGTCGAGCCCTTCGAGGCGGGGGATGTAGGTCGTCGCGGAGAAGTCCGCGTCGTCCACGTCGAAGACCTGCGGCGCGACGCGAGTGACCGGCGGGAGCTGCTGGTACTTCATGATTCCCCGCAGCTCCCGGCGGAGCCCCTCGAGCTGATGGACTTCGACCGAGGCCCAGAACTCCCTGCTCCGCACCTGCTGGATGGGCTCGGCAAGCGCCCTGACCGGGTTCTGATTCTTGGCCAGCAGCTCCACGGCCTCCTGCACCCGGGCCCGGAGGTCCTGCACCTTGGGTGCGCTTGGCCCTCCGCGGACCAGCTCGACTTCGAGCCGCGTCATGAGCAGGTCGAAGCGGTAGGCATCCTCGTCGCCGCGGATGTTCCGCAGGTGCTGGAGGGGCGCCGCGATGGACAGGAGGTCCGATTTCGTCGCGGCGGCGAAGTGGTGTACCCGGTCGCCATCCGCCAACATTTCGAGCTCCCGCCACTTGTCACGCGCATCAATGCTGTTCGTGTCCCGCGCGGCGCGGACATCCCCGATGATGAGCGCGGCGGCGGCCTCGAATGTGAAGGAATCCATCCTGTCCAGCGCGACCTGGGCCAGCTCGACGCGCGCCTCGAAGAGCTGCTGCAGCAGCGACTTCTGCGGCGAGGGCTGCGTCTCCTTGTACTTCTCATCGAAGTACCAGAAGTTCGACCAGAGGTCGAAGACGAGGAACTCCGTCTTGTCCCGGCCGGGGCCGAAGAGGTTTTTTCGGAGCCGCGTCCCGCGACCAATCATCTGCCAGAACTTCACGTAGGACTTCACCGGCCTGGCCAAGACGAGGTTCACGACCTCGGGGACGTCGATGCCAGTGTCGAGCATGTCCACCGAGATGGCGATGGTGAGCTCGCTGTCCGGCTTCTTGAAGTCGTCGATGAGCTGGTCGGCTCTGGGCTCCTGGTTGTCGATGACGCGGCAGAAGGTGGAGCCGTACTGCGGGTACAGCTCGCTGAACACCTCCGCGAGGTGGAGGGCGTGGACGTGGTTCCGCGCGAAGACGATGGTCTTCCCGACGTGGCTGCCGGTGGCCTCGCGGATTCCCTCCTCCATCAGCGAGCGCCAGATGAAACGCGTCGTGTCCTTGTTGAAGAAGAGCTTGTCGATGTCCTCCGCAGCGAAGTCCACCTGCTCGGCCGCTGGGTCCTGGGCCTCAAGCTGCTCACGCTGCTCCTCGGTCATCTTCCAGTAGCGCGCCCCCTCTACGCGGAACTGGCTGCTGAGCACGCGCACCCGGAAGGGCACGAGGAACGGCGGCTTCGAGTTGACCGCATCGTCGTAGCTGAAGTGCGAGGTCGGATCCTTGTCCTCGCAGCCGAAGAGCTCGTAGGTGTTGCGCTCGATGAAGCGGACGGGCGTCGCGGTGAGGCCGACTTCCAGGGCGTCGAAGTACTGGAATAGCGCGCGGAACTTCTTGTAGATGCTGCGGTGTGACTCGTCGGCGATGATGAGATCGAAGAAGCCGACGTCGAACTCCTCGAAGCACTTCATCATCGCCGGGTAGGTGGCCAGGTAGATGCGCTTATCGCGGTCTCCCGACGTGGTGCTGTCCACGACGACGCGCGGCTCGCCTGGCATGAACTCCTTGAAGACGCGATCCGCCTGCCTGCGCAGCTCCCGCCTGTCGCAGAGGAACAGGATGCGCTTCACCCAGCCGGCCCGCATCAGCACGTCACAGAGCGAGATGGCCACGCGCGTCTTGCCGGTGCCCGTCGCCTGCACCAGGAGCGCCTTGCGGAAGTTGAGGGTGAAGCGCTCGCAGACCTGCTTGACCGCCTCAAGCTGGTACATGCGGTTCGCGATGTCGAGGTTGGGCTCGACCATGGCGAGCGGCTTCTTGTTCGTCCTCTGGTGGGTGAGGTACTCGAGGCTGTCCTTGGAGTAGAAGCCGTATACCTTGCGCCACGGGTACTTCTGCGCGTCGTCCCACAAAAAGATGTCGACGCCGTTGGTGTAGAAGATGACCGGGCGGACTCCGCTCTCCTGCTCGAGGCTGTGGGCGTACATGCGGGCCTGCTCGGCGCCGGCACGGGCCTCCTTTGCGGTCCGCTTCGCCTCGATGACAGCCAGCGGCTTGCCGTCATCGCCGTAGAGCACGTAGTCAGCCACCCCCACTCCGGAGTCCGTCGGCAGGCGCGACAGCGGCACCTCCTGACCCACCTCGGCGGTGCTCTTGCCGTCCGGCCCCACGTCCCATCCCGCCGCCAGGAGCGCATGGTCGATGAGGCGGCGGCGCGTCGTCTCCTCATTGAACTGGAGGAGGGATGCGACGTTCTGCCCCTCCGCCTTGAGCCCGGCCAGCTCGGTGGCGTGCTCGGTGGCGGCGCGCTCCGCGTCGAGCCGCTTCCGGGTCTCCTCCTCCAGCGCGGCGAGCACCGACTCGTACTTCGCCTCGGCGAGGCGCAGCTTCTCGAGTGCCTCCCTCGTCTTGCCGGCGGCTCCCGGCTCCGGTGGGGGCGCCACGTACGCCGGGGCATCCTGGCGGTCCCCCCCATCAACCTGCACGTGGAACCAGCGGGCGATGTCGAAGAGCTGGGCGAGGCAGCTGAGCGAGAGCTGGCTCGTGATGGGGCGCCGGGGGTGGGCGGCGTGGTTGCCCCCCTTGCGTACGGCGTGGAGCTTGTTCTGGACGACCTCGGGAACGGACTGCCGGAACGGCTCTGCGGTCATCAAGTCGTTCAGGTTGTCGGAGAAGGGCGGCTGCAGCCGGTACTTCGTATAGATGGCGGCGACCGCGTGCTCGACGAAGCTGCGCTGCTTGATGAGGGAGCTGGCCGGGTCCTCGTGCGCGTAGCGCTCCGCGAAGCCCGCGAGGTCCGCGAGGACGGCGCGCTTGGCGCGGAGGAACTCGAAGTTCTGTGACTTCATGTTCGCGCGCTCCATGCTGACCATGCCGGCGTTCCTATCAATGACCGTGCCATCAGTCGTGGACCTCGTACTTCGCAAGCCAGTTCGTGAGGGTCTGGTAGCTTGGCAGCCCCACCAGCTCCGCCGCACGGGTCTTGTTTCCCTGAGCTTCGTCCATGGCGCGGCGCAGGTAGTCGCGAGCGACGTCTCTCAACAATTCCGGCAGGTTGAAGCCACCACCGAGCGGCCTGCCGAGCACGTCCCGCCGGCTGGAGGCGGCCACGGGGAGCAGGGCCTCACGAGTGTCCTCAACGGAGATGGAGGCGCCCTCGCTCCAGATGGCGGCGCGGCGCAGGGTGTTGAGCAGCTCGCGCACGTTACCGGGCCAGGCATGTGAGAGGAGAAGATTCCTTGCACCAGCGGAAAGCTTCTTCTCCCGGTATGCCGGCTCGCTGGCCGCCTCGCGGTTCACCTGTTCCAGAAGGTGGTCGATGAGCGCACCCAGGTCGCCGACGCGCTCCCGAAGCGGCGGAATCTTGAGGACGGCAACGGCGAGCCTGTAGAAGAGATCCTCGCGGAACCTGCCTGCGGCGATCTCCTCCGTGAGCGTCCTGTGAGTGGCGGCGATGATGCGGACGTCGACCTTGAGCGGCTTCGTGGCGCCCAGGCGCGCAACCTCGCCCTCCTGGAGCACGCGCAGCAGCTTCACCTGAGCAATGCGGGGAAGCTCGCCGAGCTCGTCGAGGAAGAGCGTGCCGCCGTCGGCGGCTTCGAAGTAGCCCTTGCGCGGCTGCTTCGCGTCGGTGAACGCACCCTTCTCGTGGCCGAAGAGCTCGGACTCGACGAGCTCTGCGGGGATGGCACCGCAGTTGACGGCGATGAAGGGGCGCTCGTGCCGGGGGCTCGCCCGGTGGATGGCCCGCGCGAGCATCTCCTTGCCCGTGCCAGACTCGCCCTCGATGAGCACGGGTACGTTGCGGAACGCGACGCGGCGCGCGCGCTGGATGAGCCGCGCCATCACCCGGCTCCGGTGGATGATGTCGGCGAATTCGGGCG
Proteins encoded in this window:
- a CDS encoding type I restriction-modification system subunit M, yielding MSTHSAQYQSDINKLWTEFWTGGITNPLTVIEQISFLMFARLLDVMETTGERKAERTKKPFQGRFSGRDDPRRWKNFKQKDAEGMLRVVRDEVFPHFRKLNGGTTFSEYMKDAQLMIHKPSLLVSAVNMIDKLPITDGDAKGDLYEYLLSKLTTAGINGQFRTPRHVIRFMVELLEPKPTETVGDPACGTAGFLVSVMQYLLETHTSPEGRLKVETGETLYTGDLLEPYREHVQRGMFHGFDFDATMLRIASMNLMLHGVENPDIHFQDTLSNAFPEKFPKQATGGFDVILANPPFKGSLDEGNVHPTLTQAVKTKKTELLFVALILRMLKKGGRSATIVPDGVLFGSSKAHTGIRKLLVKENQLEAVISLPSGVFKPYAGVSTAILVFTKGGKTDHVFFYKVEADGFSLDDKRDPVKENDLPDALARWRKRSVMKDTDRTAKHFMVPVKEIEGKDFDLSINRYREDQHEESKYDPPKEILARLRCLEAQIAKDLSDLEAKL
- a CDS encoding DEAD/DEAH box helicase family protein, with the protein product MKSQNFEFLRAKRAVLADLAGFAERYAHEDPASSLIKQRSFVEHAVAAIYTKYRLQPPFSDNLNDLMTAEPFRQSVPEVVQNKLHAVRKGGNHAAHPRRPITSQLSLSCLAQLFDIARWFHVQVDGGDRQDAPAYVAPPPEPGAAGKTREALEKLRLAEAKYESVLAALEEETRKRLDAERAATEHATELAGLKAEGQNVASLLQFNEETTRRRLIDHALLAAGWDVGPDGKSTAEVGQEVPLSRLPTDSGVGVADYVLYGDDGKPLAVIEAKRTAKEARAGAEQARMYAHSLEQESGVRPVIFYTNGVDIFLWDDAQKYPWRKVYGFYSKDSLEYLTHQRTNKKPLAMVEPNLDIANRMYQLEAVKQVCERFTLNFRKALLVQATGTGKTRVAISLCDVLMRAGWVKRILFLCDRRELRRQADRVFKEFMPGEPRVVVDSTTSGDRDKRIYLATYPAMMKCFEEFDVGFFDLIIADESHRSIYKKFRALFQYFDALEVGLTATPVRFIERNTYELFGCEDKDPTSHFSYDDAVNSKPPFLVPFRVRVLSSQFRVEGARYWKMTEEQREQLEAQDPAAEQVDFAAEDIDKLFFNKDTTRFIWRSLMEEGIREATGSHVGKTIVFARNHVHALHLAEVFSELYPQYGSTFCRVIDNQEPRADQLIDDFKKPDSELTIAISVDMLDTGIDVPEVVNLVLARPVKSYVKFWQMIGRGTRLRKNLFGPGRDKTEFLVFDLWSNFWYFDEKYKETQPSPQKSLLQQLFEARVELAQVALDRMDSFTFEAAAALIIGDVRAARDTNSIDARDKWRELEMLADGDRVHHFAAATKSDLLSIAAPLQHLRNIRGDEDAYRFDLLMTRLEVELVRGGPSAPKVQDLRARVQEAVELLAKNQNPVRALAEPIQQVRSREFWASVEVHQLEGLRRELRGIMKYQQLPPVTRVAPQVFDVDDADFSATTYIPRLEGLDLVEYKRRVEAVLRERLAENPTLQRIRAGGTVREEELEELARLVLEVDDKANVKHLVGHDPETRSSLLTVFRGLVGLDAAAVERAFTAFVHKHPRLSSQQLRFLQAVQNHIAQNGSIEIERLYEPPFTTLHAESVDGIFTEPGAVDEFLAILSTFEPKRAAPGDRPPTSQAS
- a CDS encoding sigma-54 interaction domain-containing protein yields the protein MRKVLVAWVGRTDLRAPTEGEEVGAGPIAQALDARAFDEAFLLSDYEASQVSPYVKWLGGRTKARIEVLYERLSGPTEFGEIHEAAVRGVQRALNDRPRDVALSFHLSPGTPAMAAVWILLGKTRFPAELIESSRAHGVRTVSVPFDISADFIPDLLREQDERLRQASAGEPPAAPEFADIIHRSRVMARLIQRARRVAFRNVPVLIEGESGTGKEMLARAIHRASPRHERPFIAVNCGAIPAELVESELFGHEKGAFTDAKQPRKGYFEAADGGTLFLDELGELPRIAQVKLLRVLQEGEVARLGATKPLKVDVRIIAATHRTLTEEIAAGRFREDLFYRLAVAVLKIPPLRERVGDLGALIDHLLEQVNREAASEPAYREKKLSAGARNLLLSHAWPGNVRELLNTLRRAAIWSEGASISVEDTREALLPVAASSRRDVLGRPLGGGFNLPELLRDVARDYLRRAMDEAQGNKTRAAELVGLPSYQTLTNWLAKYEVHD